The following proteins are encoded in a genomic region of Nocardioides sp. cx-173:
- a CDS encoding 3-hydroxybutyryl-CoA dehydrogenase: MSRVGVVGFGLMGSGIVEVCARADLDVVVAEANKDAAEAGLARLEKSLRRAQERGKIDSAEDVLARVRVATSLEELADRDLVVEAIVEDEAAKVALFRELDRIVTSPDAILASNTSSIPIMKLGVVTSRPQQVMGIHFFNPVPVLALVELVPSLLTSPETTERARAFVEGSLGKQAIDCQDRAGFVVNSLLVPFILSAIRMLESGFATAEDIDRGLVLGAAHPQGPLALADLIGLDTTKAVAESLYEEFKEPLYAPPPLLARMVDAGLLGRKSGRGFYDY, translated from the coding sequence GTGAGTCGTGTAGGAGTCGTGGGCTTCGGCCTGATGGGCAGTGGCATCGTCGAGGTGTGCGCGCGTGCGGACCTGGACGTCGTCGTCGCCGAGGCCAACAAGGACGCCGCCGAGGCAGGGCTGGCGCGGCTCGAGAAGTCCCTGCGGCGGGCCCAGGAGCGCGGCAAGATCGACTCGGCCGAGGACGTGCTGGCCCGGGTCCGCGTCGCCACGAGCCTGGAGGAGCTGGCCGACCGCGACCTCGTGGTCGAGGCCATCGTCGAGGACGAGGCGGCCAAGGTCGCGCTGTTCCGCGAGCTCGACCGCATCGTCACCTCGCCCGACGCGATCCTCGCCTCCAACACCTCCTCGATCCCGATCATGAAGCTGGGCGTGGTCACCAGCCGCCCCCAGCAGGTCATGGGCATCCACTTCTTCAACCCGGTGCCGGTCCTCGCGCTCGTCGAGCTGGTGCCGAGCCTGCTGACCTCGCCGGAGACCACTGAGCGCGCCCGCGCGTTCGTGGAGGGCTCGCTCGGCAAGCAGGCGATCGACTGTCAGGACCGGGCCGGCTTCGTCGTCAACTCGCTGCTGGTGCCGTTCATCCTCTCCGCGATCCGGATGCTCGAGTCCGGCTTCGCCACCGCGGAGGACATCGACCGCGGCCTCGTGCTCGGCGCCGCGCACCCGCAGGGTCCGCTGGCGCTGGCCGACCTGATCGGCCTCGACACCACCAAGGCGGTCGCCGAGTCGCTCTACGAGGAGTTCAAGGAGCCGCTCTACGCCCCGCCGCCGCTGCTGGCCCGGATGGTCGACGCCGGGCTGCTGGGCCGCAAGTCCGGCCGCGGCTTCTACGACTACTGA
- a CDS encoding TetR/AcrR family transcriptional regulator — MSRTARLREAAFELFEQQGYDATTVEAIAERAGVGRTTFFRAFGSKEDVIFPDHTDVLARVRERLASSPVEETPAAVTEAARLVLRRYLDEGDVARARYRLTRTIPPLRSREIAHLQQYQREFREFIRRWTGEDAGADLRAELMASSVVVAHNHVLRRWLRGLSELPEAEFDAAMAQVRRTHAPLSPADPAAGTTVLVLRTPDDPDQVLPALRRALAGNEPAPD, encoded by the coding sequence ATGTCACGCACCGCACGCCTGCGCGAGGCGGCGTTCGAGCTGTTCGAGCAGCAGGGGTACGACGCCACGACCGTCGAGGCGATCGCGGAGCGGGCCGGCGTCGGGCGGACCACGTTCTTCCGCGCCTTCGGGTCCAAGGAGGACGTGATCTTCCCGGACCACACCGACGTGCTGGCTCGCGTCCGCGAGCGGCTGGCGTCGTCCCCGGTCGAGGAGACCCCCGCGGCCGTCACCGAGGCGGCCCGCCTGGTGCTGCGTCGCTACCTCGACGAGGGGGACGTTGCGCGGGCCCGCTACCGGCTGACGCGCACCATCCCCCCGCTGCGGTCCCGGGAGATCGCCCACCTGCAGCAGTACCAGCGCGAGTTCCGCGAGTTCATCCGCCGCTGGACCGGCGAGGATGCCGGCGCCGACCTGCGCGCCGAGCTCATGGCGTCCTCGGTGGTGGTGGCGCACAACCACGTCCTGCGGCGCTGGCTGCGCGGGCTCTCCGAGCTTCCCGAGGCCGAGTTCGACGCCGCGATGGCCCAGGTACGGCGCACCCATGCGCCGCTCTCCCCCGCCGACCCCGCCGCCGGCACCACCGTGCTGGTGCTGCGCACACCGGACGACCCCGACCAGGTCCTGCCGGCGCTGCGCCGAGCGCTCGCGGGGAATGAGCCCGCACCGGACTAG
- a CDS encoding CoA-binding protein codes for MTSWQDPESVRLMLDDLETWAVVGLSDSPSRTAYSIAELLQRRGKRIVPIHPAAAEPGGLTVLGEKGYASLADVPFPIDVVDVFRRSESAGEFADQAVAVGAKGVWFQLGVVDEAAFERTTAAGVPMVMDTCPAIEWSRH; via the coding sequence ATGACCTCCTGGCAGGACCCCGAGTCCGTACGACTGATGCTGGACGACCTCGAGACCTGGGCGGTGGTGGGCCTGTCGGACTCGCCCAGCCGCACGGCGTACTCCATCGCCGAGCTGCTGCAGCGCCGGGGCAAGCGGATCGTGCCGATCCACCCGGCCGCCGCCGAGCCCGGCGGCCTGACGGTGCTCGGGGAGAAGGGCTACGCGTCCCTGGCCGACGTGCCGTTCCCGATCGACGTGGTCGACGTCTTCCGGCGCTCGGAGTCGGCCGGCGAGTTCGCGGACCAGGCGGTCGCCGTCGGCGCCAAGGGCGTGTGGTTCCAGCTCGGGGTCGTCGACGAGGCGGCCTTCGAGCGCACCACCGCCGCCGGTGTCCCCATGGTGATGGACACCTGTCCTGCCATCGAGTGGAGCCGACACTGA
- a CDS encoding M15 family metallopeptidase: MTILLSDPRVRAVPVRDLGEPLVALDAALSPTRQLVRRGLADRLAAAHVALPSGIGLLVVEGHRPVAAQRAIVASYGAQVRAANPTVSVAEAERLTSRFVAPVGVAPHVAGAAVDLTLVDACGEELDLGTPIDATPEQSDGRCYFAADGIGADARAHRLLLARVLGGAGLVNYPTEWWHWSFGDRYWALSTGAPAALYGPVDVPVAA; the protein is encoded by the coding sequence ATGACGATCCTTCTCAGTGACCCGCGGGTCCGAGCGGTGCCGGTGCGCGATCTCGGCGAGCCCCTGGTGGCGCTCGACGCGGCCCTCTCCCCCACCCGCCAGCTCGTCCGGCGCGGCCTGGCCGACCGGCTTGCCGCCGCCCACGTCGCGCTGCCGTCGGGCATCGGCCTGCTCGTGGTGGAGGGGCACCGCCCGGTCGCCGCCCAGCGCGCCATCGTCGCGTCGTACGGCGCCCAGGTGCGGGCGGCCAACCCGACGGTCTCCGTGGCCGAGGCCGAGCGGCTCACCAGCCGGTTCGTGGCGCCGGTCGGCGTGGCCCCGCACGTGGCGGGGGCGGCGGTCGACCTGACCCTGGTGGACGCCTGCGGCGAGGAGCTCGACCTCGGCACCCCGATCGACGCGACCCCCGAGCAGAGCGACGGCCGCTGCTACTTCGCCGCCGACGGCATCGGCGCCGACGCGCGTGCCCACCGGCTGCTGCTCGCGCGGGTCCTCGGGGGCGCGGGCCTGGTCAACTACCCCACCGAGTGGTGGCACTGGAGCTTCGGCGACCGCTACTGGGCCCTGTCCACGGGCGCTCCCGCCGCCCTGTACGGCCCCGTCGACGTCCCGGTCGCGGCATGA
- the alr gene encoding alanine racemase, with product MTALAHSANLPVTARRHGPALRVDLGAVAANTRLFAERTDGALMAVVKADGFGHGALDVARTALANGASWLGVTSIEEALPLRDAGLRVPVLSWLNPVDADFGRAIAAGIDLAVPSRDHLDAIARAGLGARVHLQLDTGMARDGASPSAWGALCRAARHAERLGRVTVVGVMGHLGCADVPAHPANAAGRVRFTWGVEMARAAGLRPPLRHLAATAATLTDPLSHHTLSRVGAGLVGIDPSGSTQLAPAMTLTAPVVAVRRVRAGTPVGYGHDWTAPRATNLALLPLGYADGLPRATGGRAEVQLRGRRCAVVGRVSMDQVVIDVGSDVVAVGESATVFGPGHGGEPTVAEWAAWADTIEHEIVTGIGARVAR from the coding sequence ATGACGGCGCTGGCCCATTCCGCGAACCTGCCCGTGACCGCCCGCCGGCACGGGCCCGCACTGCGCGTGGACCTGGGCGCGGTCGCCGCCAACACCCGGCTCTTCGCCGAGCGCACCGACGGCGCGCTGATGGCCGTCGTGAAGGCCGACGGCTTCGGGCACGGCGCCCTCGACGTGGCGCGCACGGCCCTGGCCAACGGGGCGTCCTGGCTGGGGGTCACGAGCATCGAGGAGGCACTGCCACTGCGCGACGCGGGCCTGCGGGTCCCGGTGCTGAGCTGGCTGAACCCGGTCGACGCCGACTTCGGCCGCGCCATCGCCGCCGGGATCGACCTGGCCGTGCCCAGCCGCGACCACCTCGACGCCATCGCCCGCGCCGGGCTCGGCGCGCGGGTCCACCTGCAGCTCGACACCGGCATGGCCCGCGACGGCGCGTCTCCCTCGGCGTGGGGGGCGCTGTGCCGCGCCGCCCGGCACGCCGAGCGCCTGGGCCGCGTCACCGTGGTCGGGGTGATGGGCCACCTCGGCTGCGCGGACGTGCCGGCGCACCCCGCCAACGCGGCCGGCCGGGTCCGCTTCACCTGGGGCGTCGAGATGGCCCGCGCGGCCGGCCTGCGCCCGCCGCTGCGGCACCTGGCCGCGACCGCGGCCACGCTCACCGACCCGCTGAGCCACCACACGCTGAGCCGCGTCGGCGCCGGGCTGGTCGGCATCGACCCGTCGGGCTCGACCCAGCTCGCGCCGGCGATGACGCTGACCGCGCCGGTAGTGGCGGTACGCCGGGTGCGCGCCGGCACCCCGGTCGGCTACGGCCACGACTGGACCGCGCCGCGCGCGACCAACCTGGCCCTGCTGCCACTCGGCTACGCCGACGGGCTGCCCCGAGCCACCGGGGGCCGCGCCGAGGTGCAGCTGCGCGGCCGGCGCTGTGCGGTCGTCGGCCGGGTCTCGATGGACCAGGTCGTCATCGACGTCGGCAGCGACGTCGTGGCGGTCGGCGAGAGCGCGACGGTGTTCGGCCCCGGCCACGGGGGCGAGCCCACGGTCGCGGAGTGGGCCGCGTGGGCGGACACCATCGAGCACGAGATCGTCACCGGCATCGGCGCCCGGGTGGCCCGATGA
- a CDS encoding D-alanine--D-alanine ligase family protein gives MSARTRVAVIGGGQSCEHEVSLASAASVAGALDPAAYDVVRLTIDPHGTWLDGGQRPIGLAGAAHVLRGCDVVLPVVHGPRGEDGTLAALCELAGLPYVGSRVGAGALAMDKWATKLVAEAVGIRTAPAALLTAATAPTYLWTHPVVVKPVAAGSSHGVSLVERPGQLAAALDAALALDDRVLVEDLLVGREVDIAVIARPDGSRLLSPPLEVVVDGLFDHDAKYGGGADFRVPASLTETEGKAVKDAALAVFDALGCRGVARVDFFVTDAGVVLNEVNTMPGFTAHSQVPRMYAAAGLPYPALLDLLVRDALATPCG, from the coding sequence ATGAGCGCGCGCACCCGGGTCGCCGTCATCGGGGGCGGGCAGAGCTGCGAGCACGAGGTCTCGCTCGCCTCGGCGGCCTCCGTCGCCGGTGCGCTGGACCCGGCCGCCTACGACGTCGTCCGGCTGACCATCGACCCCCACGGCACCTGGCTGGACGGCGGACAGCGCCCGATCGGGCTGGCCGGCGCCGCGCACGTGCTCCGCGGCTGCGACGTGGTGCTGCCGGTCGTGCACGGCCCGCGTGGCGAGGACGGCACGCTCGCGGCGCTGTGCGAGCTGGCCGGGCTGCCCTACGTCGGCTCGCGGGTCGGCGCGGGCGCGCTCGCCATGGACAAGTGGGCGACCAAGCTGGTCGCCGAGGCGGTCGGGATCAGGACCGCACCGGCGGCCCTGCTCACGGCCGCGACGGCACCGACGTACCTGTGGACGCACCCGGTCGTCGTCAAGCCGGTCGCGGCCGGGTCCAGCCACGGCGTGAGCCTCGTCGAGCGGCCCGGGCAGCTGGCCGCGGCCCTCGACGCCGCGCTCGCGCTCGACGACCGGGTGCTGGTCGAGGACCTGCTCGTCGGGCGCGAGGTCGACATCGCCGTGATCGCGCGACCCGACGGCTCGCGGCTGCTCTCCCCGCCGCTCGAAGTCGTGGTCGACGGCCTCTTCGACCACGACGCCAAGTACGGCGGCGGCGCCGACTTCCGCGTGCCGGCATCGCTCACCGAGACCGAGGGCAAGGCGGTCAAGGACGCCGCGCTGGCGGTGTTCGACGCGCTCGGCTGCCGCGGCGTCGCCCGCGTCGACTTCTTCGTCACCGACGCCGGCGTCGTGCTCAACGAGGTCAACACCATGCCCGGCTTCACCGCCCACTCCCAGGTCCCGCGCATGTACGCCGCCGCGGGGCTTCCCTACCCGGCGCTGCTCGACCTGCTGGTGCGCGACGCGCTCGCGACCCCGTGCGGATAG
- a CDS encoding acyltransferase family protein → MRIAGLDLLRGIAVGLVMLRHALPAPFAGAGVVGVVMFFALSGYLITGLLAGELEREGRVDLGRFYRRRARRLLPALLFLVLGVVVVTLALDPLGDRDELPKTVLVALTWTGNLPFGHASDATFHLWTLATEEQFYLVWPALLAFAFARQRVGAALVLAATACLLACVATLVWLRDAPDLAYALPTSWAVCFVVGAGTRLHAHRLTLPVWAAPLALVGLGVLSVLPLRGHALTYLVAGPTIAGLTAVLLVSWRTWAEVSAPALRALVWLGTVSYAAYLWNYPLTLWLRPHTELAGPLAAALTLLVAAVSWYLVERRWQTAARAPVAA, encoded by the coding sequence GTGCGGATAGCCGGCCTGGACCTGCTGCGGGGCATCGCCGTCGGGCTGGTGATGCTGCGTCACGCCCTTCCCGCGCCGTTCGCCGGCGCCGGTGTGGTGGGGGTGGTGATGTTCTTCGCGCTGTCCGGCTACCTGATCACCGGGCTCCTTGCCGGCGAGCTGGAGCGCGAGGGCCGCGTCGACCTCGGTCGCTTCTACCGGCGCCGCGCCCGGCGACTGCTGCCGGCGCTGCTCTTCCTGGTGCTCGGCGTGGTCGTGGTGACGCTGGCGCTGGACCCGCTGGGCGATCGGGACGAGCTCCCGAAGACGGTGCTGGTCGCCCTGACCTGGACCGGGAACCTCCCGTTCGGCCACGCCAGCGACGCGACGTTCCACCTGTGGACGCTGGCGACCGAGGAGCAGTTCTACCTGGTGTGGCCGGCGCTGCTGGCGTTCGCGTTCGCACGGCAGCGCGTGGGCGCCGCCCTGGTCCTGGCGGCGACGGCGTGCCTGCTGGCCTGCGTGGCGACGCTGGTGTGGCTGCGCGACGCTCCCGACCTCGCCTACGCACTGCCGACGTCGTGGGCGGTGTGCTTCGTGGTGGGCGCGGGGACCCGCCTGCACGCCCACCGGCTCACGCTCCCGGTGTGGGCAGCGCCCCTAGCGCTGGTCGGGCTGGGAGTATTGAGCGTGCTTCCCTTGCGCGGTCACGCCCTGACCTACCTCGTGGCCGGCCCGACCATCGCCGGCCTGACCGCCGTACTGCTCGTGTCCTGGCGCACGTGGGCCGAGGTCTCGGCCCCGGCCCTGCGCGCCCTCGTCTGGCTGGGCACCGTCTCCTACGCCGCCTACCTGTGGAACTACCCGCTCACCCTCTGGCTGCGCCCCCACACCGAGCTGGCCGGCCCCCTCGCGGCCGCGCTGACGCTCCTCGTCGCGGCCGTGAGCTGGTACCTCGTCGAGCGACGGTGGCAGACCGCGGCGCGGGCCCCGGTCGCCGCATGA
- a CDS encoding sensor histidine kinase, which yields MRTDAPRWLPDTAAGLAVLALGLLEAANRDNVTTPRTGLALVALMMACAVAMSRHAPGAALGLTWGIGVLQVVNGVDLMLVELAIAVVAFGCARWGSTATVWLSVLSIPAAALIAVVYVGLNGLGGLVEGAGFQQLVEDRYRYGDTWQIGAAVIGMSLLGVPWLAGLALRFVARARSSRVSQEHAEEEAAEAVRESEQAREIARLREEQARLARDVHDVVGHSLAVILAQAESAQYLSDLDSEKLKATMENIATSARSSLQDVRHVLTPADRAGPTSSAGLDELIAGVRASGHEVVSSEVGVVQPLPPELEVVAFRVLQEMLTNAMRHGRRDEPVFVERHWPDGGGDAGLRIEVRNVVDPAAQETPPGQGLDGMRRRLESVGGRLDVRQRATPEGETFTVTAWVPVRSGAA from the coding sequence ATGAGGACCGACGCCCCGCGCTGGCTCCCCGACACCGCGGCCGGGCTGGCGGTGCTGGCGCTGGGCCTGCTGGAGGCGGCCAACCGGGACAACGTGACGACGCCGCGGACCGGCCTGGCGCTGGTGGCCCTGATGATGGCGTGCGCGGTGGCCATGAGCCGGCATGCGCCGGGGGCGGCGCTGGGGCTGACGTGGGGCATCGGGGTGCTGCAGGTCGTCAACGGCGTCGACCTGATGCTGGTCGAGCTGGCCATCGCCGTCGTCGCCTTCGGCTGTGCGCGCTGGGGCTCGACGGCGACCGTGTGGCTCAGCGTCCTGTCGATCCCGGCCGCGGCCCTGATCGCCGTCGTGTACGTCGGGCTCAACGGTCTCGGCGGGCTCGTGGAGGGCGCCGGCTTCCAGCAGCTGGTGGAGGACCGCTACCGCTACGGCGACACCTGGCAGATCGGGGCGGCAGTGATCGGCATGTCCCTGCTCGGGGTCCCGTGGCTGGCCGGCCTGGCGCTGCGCTTCGTGGCGCGCGCGCGGTCCTCCCGCGTCTCCCAGGAGCACGCCGAGGAGGAGGCGGCCGAGGCGGTGCGCGAGTCCGAGCAGGCTCGCGAGATCGCCCGGCTGCGCGAGGAGCAGGCGCGCCTGGCGCGCGACGTGCACGACGTCGTCGGCCACTCCCTCGCCGTGATCCTCGCCCAGGCCGAGTCGGCGCAGTACCTCTCCGACCTCGACAGCGAGAAGCTCAAGGCGACGATGGAGAACATCGCGACCTCCGCGCGCTCCTCCCTGCAGGACGTCCGCCACGTGCTGACGCCCGCCGACCGCGCCGGGCCCACGAGCAGCGCGGGGCTCGACGAGCTCATCGCCGGCGTCCGCGCCAGCGGCCACGAGGTCGTCTCCAGCGAGGTCGGCGTCGTGCAGCCGCTGCCACCCGAGCTGGAGGTCGTGGCGTTCCGGGTGCTCCAGGAGATGCTCACCAACGCCATGCGCCACGGCCGCCGCGACGAGCCGGTGTTCGTGGAGCGCCACTGGCCCGACGGCGGTGGGGACGCCGGGCTGCGCATCGAGGTCCGCAACGTCGTCGACCCCGCCGCACAGGAGACGCCGCCGGGTCAGGGGCTCGACGGGATGCGCCGCCGGCTCGAGTCGGTCGGCGGCCGCCTGGACGTACGCCAGCGGGCGACCCCCGAGGGCGAGACGTTCACCGTCACTGCCTGGGTGCCGGTGCGGTCGGGGGCCGCATGA